A single region of the Marinobacter salinus genome encodes:
- a CDS encoding transglycosylase SLT domain-containing protein gives MNCRLKSLRQLALFFILTGSVLNHVRADTGSQPSGNDWMQVIRSSPYWVSQGVYSNILTIRDWVLREGGYCDDTDRHILFDMRGQFLAWISDGADRDDTQALLNTTRQSLHEKKTVETWVPGQEGETGYPFALACDQPHVNLDEAVARYLGTIPADRIWGDWDDLSFGSTERPGALHEALMYVYQRRMSQNRLELPEALPRYLAGQILIESGGQARAHSEANARGILQLSPSALSDCQIKPRNYWHRLAQIDCAFKLMNQNARNLRPAFEQRFGHLPQAKRDRLFTLLLVQAYHGGAGRVQALLDDENLSRPAAYFAEHQERFSAGDIAFGMVFHNLGRDRLGLASLYYVADVQLATEALCRSPRLSTTEFCKWN, from the coding sequence ATGAACTGTAGACTCAAGAGCTTACGCCAGCTCGCCCTGTTTTTCATCCTGACCGGTTCGGTTCTGAATCATGTCCGGGCGGACACCGGTTCTCAGCCATCCGGAAACGACTGGATGCAAGTCATCCGGTCCTCGCCCTATTGGGTCAGCCAGGGCGTTTACAGCAACATCCTCACCATCCGGGACTGGGTCCTCAGGGAAGGCGGTTATTGCGATGACACGGACCGCCACATCCTGTTCGACATGCGGGGACAATTTCTCGCCTGGATTTCCGACGGGGCCGATCGCGACGACACCCAGGCCCTGCTCAACACCACCCGGCAATCCCTGCACGAAAAGAAAACCGTCGAAACCTGGGTTCCGGGGCAAGAGGGAGAAACGGGCTACCCGTTCGCCCTGGCCTGCGACCAACCCCACGTAAACCTCGATGAAGCTGTTGCTCGCTATCTGGGCACCATACCGGCAGACCGGATCTGGGGAGACTGGGATGATCTGTCGTTCGGCAGCACTGAACGGCCGGGAGCTCTGCACGAAGCACTCATGTATGTTTACCAGCGACGGATGAGCCAGAACCGGCTGGAGCTTCCTGAGGCCTTGCCTCGCTACCTCGCCGGGCAAATCCTGATTGAGAGTGGCGGCCAGGCCAGGGCACACTCGGAGGCCAACGCCCGGGGTATTCTCCAGCTGTCACCATCGGCACTGTCCGACTGCCAGATAAAACCTCGCAATTACTGGCACCGACTGGCCCAAATCGACTGCGCATTCAAGCTTATGAACCAGAATGCCCGCAACCTGCGCCCGGCTTTCGAGCAACGTTTCGGCCACCTCCCGCAGGCCAAGCGCGATCGCTTATTCACGCTTTTGCTGGTGCAGGCCTACCATGGCGGAGCGGGTCGCGTACAAGCCCTGCTGGATGACGAGAACCTGTCCCGGCCGGCGGCGTACTTTGCGGAACACCAGGAACGCTTTTCCGCAGGCGACATTGCCTTTGGCATGGTCTTCCATAATCTGGGGCGAGATCGCCTCGGGCTGGCATCGCTTTACTACGTGGCCGATGTTCAACTGGCCACAGAAGCTCTGTGCCGGTCACCTCGGTTAAGTACAACGGAATTCTGTAAATGGAATTAA
- a CDS encoding sulfite exporter TauE/SafE family protein produces the protein MELTLLPESLSLPVALFLLACSTLTSMITASLGAGGGVLLLVLMANWMPPAAIIPVHGMIQLGSNSGRAFLTRKKVDWKVIAVFAPGVVAGATLGAWLLIDLPAPVWQLTIALFVLCLCWGPPLPKASLGKAGIFLAATLTSFVSLFVGATGPLVAAFIKQIHADRFTTVATFATAMTLQHAPKALVFSVAGFVFPDWLPFILAMIVSGFAGTWLGLHVLNSLSNRWFHQAFNLVLTLLALRLLWQAGSAAGG, from the coding sequence ATGGAATTAACCCTGTTACCCGAGAGCCTTAGCCTGCCTGTCGCTCTCTTTCTGCTGGCCTGCTCCACCCTGACCTCCATGATCACCGCCAGCCTCGGCGCCGGTGGCGGTGTGCTCTTGCTGGTGTTAATGGCCAACTGGATGCCGCCAGCCGCCATTATTCCGGTCCATGGCATGATCCAGCTGGGCTCTAACAGCGGCCGCGCCTTCCTGACCCGAAAAAAAGTGGACTGGAAAGTGATTGCTGTATTTGCACCCGGCGTGGTCGCCGGCGCGACTCTCGGCGCCTGGCTGCTGATTGATTTACCCGCGCCGGTCTGGCAACTGACCATCGCCCTTTTTGTGCTTTGTCTGTGTTGGGGACCGCCGCTGCCAAAGGCATCCCTGGGCAAGGCTGGAATCTTTCTGGCCGCAACACTAACCAGCTTCGTCAGCCTTTTTGTCGGTGCCACAGGCCCGCTGGTGGCGGCCTTCATCAAGCAGATTCACGCAGACCGGTTCACCACAGTCGCCACCTTTGCCACCGCCATGACCCTGCAGCACGCCCCCAAGGCATTGGTCTTCAGCGTAGCGGGTTTTGTCTTTCCGGACTGGCTGCCGTTCATACTGGCCATGATCGTCAGCGGCTTTGCCGGCACCTGGCTCGGGCTTCATGTTCTCAACTCACTGAGCAACCGATGGTTTCATCAGGCCTTTAACCTGGTTCTGACACTCCTGGCGCTGCGATTGCTCTGGCAGGCTGGGAGCGCCGCTGGCGGGTGA
- a CDS encoding diguanylate cyclase domain-containing protein gives MIKRWFGSLVNRAVALVVVAIVLSALMVTIAGSLLSQGELEQQAEIQVETIARLVAGELDDKLALRLEALNHVAESFTMDETAFSARAKILIRQQIALQHLFDGLYLIGASGQVLAEYPEAFRQTGLDISHRGYFRDVSQRLTPVISEPYAANYEESPTIMIAAPVFDHRQKFIGMIGGAILLKGENFMEEFASIHVGKTGYLSVATRSGVALAHGRTGEVMVPVRVENPVLRDAMEGFEGTRPTRNDSGDKTIMSVQQMAQVPWFVAAEWPAREAFAPITRMADAFVWTLLGVIALFAPLALWRFRRLMAPLQTLGVQINERHLGIRNNPVDVSGGREIRQVAQIFNTVMDERDEVLGSLAEREAFFRSLTQSAPIGIVQTDVLGRIDFVNPAFENLIGRPASELQHTYLIAGVYEPDREVVLAGWKQALKNNEVFRGRFRIPSRGDRELIWGDVMTSVIETQDKALGSITVVRDISRELEVEEALREEQLRAENILGVLQEGVLMVDVQGRIRYANHAACQFLGAEGDCARQNFFDLVVILANEKVLSLTEFLDGENVDSLYATLRNQNGRIFDIDLTMLHIRQGRHNERMVFVIRDDSERRREEQRLSWEATHDSLTQLLNRRAFSASLVKCMGEVSHQSARSVLMLIDLDYFKPVNDEGGHLLGDDLLKRLADLFKDAVRQSDTVARLGGDEFGIILPACGLERAEALAESIRARVEGLRIERDGRSFGVTASIGLTGLTSSDSGPREVMSRADEGSYIAKSRGRNAVVVVPAPPDDPEPAVS, from the coding sequence ATGATCAAACGCTGGTTTGGAAGCCTTGTTAATCGGGCAGTGGCTCTGGTTGTCGTTGCTATCGTGCTTTCGGCATTGATGGTCACCATTGCCGGTTCCCTGCTCAGTCAGGGCGAGCTTGAGCAGCAGGCGGAAATTCAGGTTGAAACCATTGCCCGGCTGGTGGCGGGGGAACTGGACGACAAACTGGCCCTGAGGCTGGAGGCGCTTAATCACGTTGCCGAAAGCTTCACCATGGACGAAACGGCGTTCAGTGCCCGGGCAAAGATCCTCATTCGCCAGCAAATTGCTCTCCAGCACCTCTTTGATGGTCTCTACCTGATCGGCGCGAGTGGTCAGGTTCTGGCCGAGTATCCTGAAGCCTTCCGACAGACCGGCCTCGATATCAGCCATCGAGGCTATTTCCGGGACGTTTCCCAGCGTTTGACGCCGGTGATCAGCGAGCCCTATGCCGCCAACTATGAGGAAAGCCCGACGATCATGATCGCAGCGCCGGTTTTCGATCATCGGCAAAAGTTCATCGGCATGATCGGCGGCGCCATTCTCCTCAAGGGCGAGAACTTCATGGAAGAGTTCGCCAGTATCCATGTCGGCAAGACTGGGTATCTGAGCGTTGCCACCCGGAGCGGGGTCGCGCTGGCCCATGGTCGAACGGGCGAAGTTATGGTGCCAGTGAGGGTGGAGAATCCTGTGCTGCGGGATGCCATGGAGGGTTTTGAGGGTACGCGGCCAACCCGCAATGACAGTGGCGATAAAACCATCATGTCGGTGCAGCAGATGGCCCAGGTGCCATGGTTTGTAGCAGCGGAGTGGCCAGCCCGGGAGGCCTTTGCCCCGATTACCCGCATGGCGGACGCGTTCGTCTGGACACTGCTCGGTGTCATTGCCCTGTTTGCACCCCTGGCGTTGTGGAGATTCCGCCGCCTGATGGCACCACTGCAGACACTGGGTGTGCAAATCAATGAGCGTCACCTGGGGATTCGAAACAATCCTGTCGATGTGTCCGGAGGCCGGGAAATCCGTCAGGTCGCGCAAATCTTCAACACGGTGATGGACGAACGGGACGAAGTGCTGGGATCACTGGCGGAACGAGAGGCCTTTTTCCGTTCACTGACCCAGAGTGCTCCAATCGGCATCGTTCAGACCGATGTTCTGGGGCGAATCGATTTTGTGAACCCGGCATTCGAAAACCTCATCGGGCGCCCGGCTTCAGAGCTTCAACATACTTACCTGATCGCCGGGGTTTACGAGCCGGATCGCGAGGTTGTTCTGGCTGGTTGGAAGCAGGCTCTGAAGAACAATGAAGTCTTCCGGGGGCGGTTCCGGATTCCGAGTCGTGGCGACCGTGAGTTGATCTGGGGGGATGTCATGACATCGGTGATCGAGACGCAGGACAAGGCGCTGGGAAGTATCACCGTGGTGCGTGATATTTCCCGCGAACTGGAAGTGGAAGAAGCGCTGAGGGAAGAGCAGTTGCGTGCGGAAAACATTCTGGGAGTGCTCCAGGAAGGGGTTCTGATGGTGGATGTGCAGGGCCGGATTCGTTACGCCAACCACGCGGCCTGTCAGTTCCTTGGCGCAGAGGGTGACTGTGCCAGGCAGAATTTCTTTGATCTGGTGGTGATTCTGGCCAACGAGAAGGTCCTGTCCCTCACCGAGTTTCTGGACGGTGAAAATGTTGACAGTCTTTACGCCACATTACGCAATCAGAATGGCCGGATATTTGATATCGATCTGACCATGCTGCATATCCGTCAGGGCAGACACAACGAGCGCATGGTGTTTGTGATCAGGGATGACAGCGAACGCCGGCGCGAGGAACAGCGACTGTCCTGGGAGGCAACCCATGACAGTCTTACCCAGTTGCTCAATCGCCGGGCGTTCAGCGCCTCCCTGGTCAAATGCATGGGTGAAGTGTCGCATCAGTCTGCTCGATCGGTGCTGATGTTGATTGATCTGGACTATTTCAAGCCAGTGAACGATGAAGGCGGTCACCTGCTCGGGGACGATTTGCTGAAACGCCTGGCGGACCTCTTCAAGGATGCGGTGCGGCAGTCCGACACCGTTGCACGGCTGGGTGGTGATGAATTCGGAATTATTCTTCCTGCCTGTGGTCTTGAACGAGCCGAGGCTCTGGCAGAGAGCATTCGAGCCCGCGTTGAGGGTTTGCGGATAGAGCGGGATGGTCGGAGTTTCGGCGTTACTGCCAGCATTGGCCTTACCGGGCTCACCTCCAGTGACAGTGGCCCAAGAGAGGTGATGTCCCGTGCTGACGAAGGCTCGTACATTGCCAAATCCCGTGGTCGCAATGCGGTTGTCGTGGTTCCTGCGCCGCCCGACGACCCGGAACCCGCCGTGTCCTGA
- a CDS encoding MotA/TolQ/ExbB proton channel family protein, with translation MPDIALLHTTEPLGHLVSRLFAMGGPVMMALVVIAMTGVITFVYLMLLGIFYAPRLTSRLKKIMTIWQQTPARVNPRELQLRVGTYGRLNPLLRLVTSTMLACQQRRDREQIRKTVALDAQQALEPFEAPLKIIEVIAALAPLLGLLGTVMGMIEAFSTMAAAEGRANATQLSGGIYEALTTTAAGLVIAIPFAAIAAWIEFRLRRIHQTVNYTLITVLSVADSEEAFVSEPPSSVSPQTNSVQEDPGTANETARYDRQGLAHATG, from the coding sequence ATGCCAGATATTGCCCTGCTCCACACAACTGAGCCGCTCGGTCACCTGGTTTCCCGTTTGTTCGCTATGGGCGGGCCGGTAATGATGGCCCTCGTCGTGATCGCAATGACCGGCGTTATCACCTTCGTCTATCTGATGCTGCTTGGGATTTTTTACGCACCCCGCCTGACCAGCAGACTTAAAAAAATTATGACGATCTGGCAACAAACGCCGGCCAGAGTGAACCCCCGGGAGCTGCAGTTACGGGTGGGTACATATGGCCGCCTGAACCCGTTACTTCGCCTTGTTACCAGTACCATGCTGGCCTGCCAGCAAAGGCGGGACCGAGAGCAAATTCGCAAGACGGTTGCCCTTGACGCTCAGCAAGCGCTGGAACCCTTCGAGGCACCACTGAAAATTATTGAGGTAATCGCAGCCCTTGCTCCTTTACTGGGGTTACTGGGAACCGTAATGGGCATGATTGAGGCGTTCAGCACCATGGCCGCAGCTGAGGGCCGAGCCAACGCCACACAGCTCAGTGGTGGTATTTATGAAGCTCTGACCACGACCGCCGCAGGCCTGGTGATCGCCATCCCCTTTGCCGCGATTGCAGCCTGGATCGAGTTCCGATTACGACGTATTCACCAAACCGTTAACTATACGCTGATCACCGTATTGAGCGTAGCAGACTCGGAGGAGGCGTTTGTATCGGAGCCTCCATCCAGCGTCTCTCCCCAGACGAATAGTGTTCAGGAAGACCCTGGAACTGCGAATGAAACCGCCCGGTATGACAGGCAAGGGCTGGCGCATGCAACTGGTTGA
- a CDS encoding ExbD/TolR family protein produces MKPPGMTGKGWRMQLVEPRPGRPIPIRLTPLIDVVFILLVFFMLTSRLLPVSFLELGNTHPGRSFLTDHPIPELTVIPDGNVLWRSQPRTLQVLVIELTSAGISEVSLSTRPETGLKHFTRTLGRLNNAGIKTHWKRTTQETP; encoded by the coding sequence ATGAAACCGCCCGGTATGACAGGCAAGGGCTGGCGCATGCAACTGGTTGAGCCCCGCCCTGGCCGGCCGATCCCCATTCGTCTTACACCACTGATAGACGTGGTGTTTATCCTGCTGGTGTTCTTCATGCTCACCAGCAGGTTGCTGCCGGTCAGCTTTCTGGAACTCGGCAACACCCATCCGGGGCGTAGCTTCCTCACCGACCACCCGATCCCTGAACTGACTGTCATCCCGGATGGCAACGTACTCTGGCGGAGCCAGCCCCGGACGTTGCAGGTGCTGGTCATCGAACTGACTTCGGCCGGCATATCCGAGGTTAGCCTGAGCACCCGGCCAGAAACCGGGCTTAAACATTTCACCCGGACTCTCGGCCGGCTCAACAACGCCGGTATTAAAACCCACTGGAAACGAACCACCCAAGAGACACCATGA
- a CDS encoding ExbD/TolR family protein, with protein sequence MTDMVPPPSTSGKTLMSRVEDALLPLINLVFLLLMFFIVAGQLADEPLPELPSTGASQSQQPYADLLVTASGDWQVAGETLTRETLPGRLPGAQSGQPLKVAAAGAISMAQLETLFRVLASSGYTDIILLTEPSS encoded by the coding sequence ATGACCGATATGGTTCCCCCACCATCAACCTCTGGCAAAACTCTAATGAGTCGCGTGGAGGATGCTCTGCTTCCGCTGATCAACCTGGTGTTCCTGTTGCTCATGTTCTTTATCGTCGCCGGCCAGCTTGCCGACGAACCGCTACCAGAGCTACCTTCTACCGGTGCCAGCCAGTCCCAACAACCCTATGCCGATCTGCTGGTGACGGCCAGCGGCGACTGGCAGGTAGCTGGCGAGACACTGACGCGCGAAACCCTGCCCGGCAGGCTACCCGGGGCGCAATCCGGGCAGCCCCTGAAGGTTGCCGCCGCAGGCGCTATATCCATGGCGCAACTGGAAACTCTGTTTCGGGTACTGGCGAGCAGCGGCTACACCGACATAATACTGCTGACAGAGCCATCATCATGA
- a CDS encoding energy transducer TonB, producing MTASPGLVRAGLLLTAISLTLLTALLASPDQLTLLAPSSDTTTDNMAAIRIKLAPQPAPTSGVEPAPSPQPPAAPEPEPEIAPAQAPEPKPEPMKEAPEPSPEPAPDTAASDTALPPHSQRVELNAGHSDMVDNYLTRLSRHLSGFYDYPRRARRLGQEGLPVVVFSFRRNGSLIEHHLETSSGHRLLDEAALDMLQQAAPLPAVPAEMTGLHFRYALPVRFQLR from the coding sequence ATGACAGCTTCACCCGGTCTCGTACGCGCCGGCCTGTTGCTAACCGCCATCTCACTCACCTTACTGACAGCCCTGTTGGCGAGCCCGGACCAGCTAACGTTGCTGGCACCCTCAAGCGACACGACTACCGATAACATGGCCGCGATCAGGATCAAGCTGGCCCCACAACCTGCTCCAACCTCTGGGGTGGAACCGGCGCCTTCGCCCCAACCCCCAGCTGCGCCAGAGCCAGAGCCAGAAATTGCCCCGGCTCAGGCCCCCGAACCCAAACCCGAACCAATGAAGGAAGCACCGGAGCCATCACCAGAACCGGCGCCGGACACAGCCGCTTCCGACACGGCCCTACCACCCCACAGCCAACGGGTGGAGCTGAACGCGGGACACTCCGACATGGTCGACAACTATCTGACCCGCCTAAGCCGGCACCTCAGCGGCTTTTACGACTACCCCAGGCGGGCCAGAAGGCTGGGGCAGGAAGGTTTACCCGTGGTTGTGTTCAGTTTTCGCCGCAACGGCTCACTGATCGAGCATCACCTTGAGACCAGCTCAGGGCACCGCTTGTTGGATGAAGCCGCCCTGGACATGCTGCAACAGGCAGCACCGCTGCCGGCCGTGCCGGCTGAGATGACGGGCCTTCACTTCAGATATGCCCTGCCAGTCCGATTTCAACTGCGATAA
- a CDS encoding WS/DGAT/MGAT family O-acyltransferase produces MKPLSPTDQLFLWLEKRQQPMHVGGLQLFSFPHDAPDDYVARLAEQLRQHTHVTPPFDRRLDTRLAQPVWVHDEHLDLEHHFRFEALPSPGRIRELLTFISAEHSHLMDRERPLWEFHLIEGLGERQFAVYIKVHHALVDGISAMRMIQRMLSTDPAQRNMPPIWDLPRRSDPDDCDDSGSSLWRNIAHLLGESGKQLSTVPAVARELLRTINSARKDPTYDSIFHAPPSVLNQKITGSRRFAAQSYGMERIKKVCQAFGVTVNDVVTTMCATALRTYLMNQDTLPQKPLIAMVPVSLRKDDSSEGNQVGVILANLYTDENDASERLRKIHQGIQEAKDRYAKMSSDEIINYTALTLAPAAFNFLTGMAPKWQTFNVVISNVPGPKETSYWNGAKLEGMYPVSIAMDRLALNMTLTSYNDQVEFGLIGCRRTLPSLQRMLDHLEDGLAELEQAAAL; encoded by the coding sequence GTGAAGCCTCTCAGCCCCACCGATCAGCTGTTCCTTTGGCTGGAAAAGCGCCAGCAACCCATGCACGTGGGCGGGTTGCAGCTGTTCTCGTTTCCGCACGATGCCCCGGATGACTATGTTGCCCGGCTGGCTGAGCAACTCCGCCAGCACACTCATGTGACGCCGCCGTTTGACCGGCGCCTCGACACCCGTCTGGCACAACCGGTGTGGGTGCACGACGAGCACCTGGATCTGGAACACCATTTCCGGTTCGAGGCCCTGCCCAGCCCCGGCCGGATTCGTGAGCTACTGACCTTTATTTCCGCCGAGCATTCGCACCTCATGGACCGGGAACGGCCACTTTGGGAGTTTCACCTGATTGAGGGTCTGGGAGAGCGGCAATTTGCGGTTTACATCAAGGTGCACCATGCCTTGGTGGATGGAATTTCCGCCATGCGGATGATCCAACGCATGCTGTCCACGGATCCGGCACAACGCAATATGCCGCCAATCTGGGATCTGCCCAGGCGCTCCGACCCTGATGACTGTGATGATAGCGGCTCCTCACTCTGGCGCAATATCGCGCACCTGCTGGGAGAGTCGGGCAAACAACTGAGCACGGTACCCGCGGTTGCACGGGAGCTGTTACGCACGATCAATAGCGCTCGCAAGGATCCGACCTATGATTCTATTTTCCATGCACCACCAAGCGTCCTGAACCAGAAGATTACCGGTTCTCGACGCTTTGCCGCCCAGTCCTATGGCATGGAGCGGATCAAAAAGGTGTGCCAGGCCTTCGGTGTCACGGTGAACGATGTCGTCACCACGATGTGCGCCACCGCGTTACGCACCTATCTGATGAATCAGGATACCCTACCGCAGAAGCCCTTGATCGCCATGGTCCCGGTGTCGTTGCGAAAGGACGATAGTTCCGAGGGAAATCAGGTGGGCGTCATCCTGGCAAACCTCTACACCGATGAAAATGACGCCAGTGAACGCCTCAGGAAGATTCATCAGGGCATACAGGAAGCCAAAGATCGATATGCCAAAATGTCATCCGATGAAATCATCAACTACACCGCACTCACCCTGGCTCCAGCAGCTTTCAATTTTCTTACCGGCATGGCGCCAAAATGGCAGACTTTCAACGTGGTTATCTCCAATGTACCCGGCCCAAAAGAAACGTCTTACTGGAACGGCGCCAAGCTTGAAGGCATGTACCCGGTATCCATTGCTATGGACCGTCTGGCTCTGAATATGACGCTGACCAGTTATAACGATCAGGTCGAGTTCGGGCTTATCGGCTGCCGCCGGACCCTGCCCAGCCTCCAGCGCATGCTCGATCACCTCGAAGATGGCCTGGCGGAGCTTGAGCAGGCGGCAGCGCTGTGA
- a CDS encoding NINE protein has translation MEARSDTHSKLFGYLLWIFGFLGSHRFYYGKPITGTIWFFTLGLFFIGWIIDLFLIPSMDREADFRFREGEVSYNIGWLLLTFTGVFGLHRMYMGKWISGIIYLLTGGLFLLGVLYDFWTLNEQISIRNEEQRFG, from the coding sequence ATGGAAGCCAGATCAGACACCCACAGCAAACTCTTCGGTTACCTCCTCTGGATCTTCGGATTCCTGGGTTCCCACCGCTTCTACTACGGCAAGCCCATCACCGGCACCATCTGGTTCTTCACCCTGGGCCTGTTCTTCATCGGCTGGATCATCGACCTGTTCCTGATTCCGTCCATGGATAGGGAAGCGGATTTTCGTTTCCGCGAGGGTGAGGTCAGCTACAACATCGGTTGGCTGCTGCTGACCTTCACCGGCGTGTTCGGCCTGCATCGGATGTACATGGGTAAATGGATCAGCGGCATTATCTACCTGCTCACCGGTGGCCTGTTCCTGCTGGGTGTGCTCTATGATTTCTGGACCTTGAACGAACAGATCTCCATTCGAAATGAGGAACAGCGGTTCGGCTGA
- a CDS encoding class II glutamine amidotransferase yields the protein MCELLAMSANTPTDLCFSFTGLTRRGGDTGPHKDGWGVAFYEGKGVRAFHDSDASANSRIAEVVQTHPIKSEVAVCHIRQANVGEICLANTHPFMRELWGRYWVFAHNGQISGFRPGQGFYEPVGSTDSESLFCDILNHLRVHCNRDTPTEEIIERLVTLSQAYAREGVFNLLLSNGDWLFTYCSTKMASITRRAPFGPARLKDADVIVDFESETTPDDVVSVIVTEPLTTDETWDVYRPGEWRLWRKGEVIMKGPAGPG from the coding sequence ATGTGTGAATTACTGGCCATGAGTGCCAATACCCCCACCGATCTATGCTTCAGTTTCACCGGCCTGACCCGGCGCGGGGGCGATACCGGCCCGCACAAGGATGGATGGGGGGTCGCGTTTTACGAAGGCAAGGGTGTTCGTGCCTTCCATGATTCAGACGCCAGCGCCAACTCACGTATTGCAGAAGTAGTGCAAACCCACCCGATCAAAAGCGAGGTGGCGGTCTGCCACATACGCCAGGCCAATGTCGGAGAAATCTGTCTGGCGAATACCCACCCTTTCATGCGTGAACTATGGGGGCGTTATTGGGTATTTGCCCACAATGGCCAGATCTCGGGGTTCCGTCCCGGACAGGGGTTTTACGAACCGGTCGGAAGCACAGACAGTGAGTCACTCTTCTGCGATATCCTCAACCATCTGAGGGTCCACTGCAATCGAGATACCCCGACCGAAGAAATCATCGAACGCCTGGTAACCTTGTCACAAGCCTACGCCCGCGAAGGTGTGTTCAATCTGTTGCTCAGTAACGGCGACTGGCTGTTCACCTATTGCTCGACCAAAATGGCCAGTATTACCCGCCGGGCTCCCTTCGGGCCAGCGCGCCTGAAAGATGCCGATGTTATTGTCGACTTTGAATCGGAAACGACGCCGGACGATGTGGTCAGTGTGATTGTCACCGAACCCCTGACAACCGATGAAACCTGGGATGTTTACCGACCGGGAGAATGGCGGTTGTGGCGAAAAGGGGAAGTGATCATGAAGGGGCCGGCAGGCCCCGGATAG
- a CDS encoding GGDEF domain-containing protein, with the protein MNTPDQSDLGATLEESRSGLRDSHRRSLMRLLFFVTGTALVVFACLQILNGFWWVGAGELTASVILYVGVWRLRSTSYLQQWVYGYLVTLFFFFLVIMLLPEASVAAFVWVLMMPVLAYLLLGKREGMILSVPFMLVGCVIYYYYLGSVGSPHAMIDLLNMVLCAALMLAFIHLYQVRREEAEQRLVDMAQTDALTGLANRNNFQGTLARTIAECERSGAGFALVVMDIDHFKLVNDTLGHDAGDYVLRQIGQCLIERLRITDFVGRLGGEEFGLILRDVKSADAFELMDELRQRISERQLSYGEAKVRITASFGIAQWPEHGRQAETLFCVADRCLYSGKRAGRNQVARAGGGINPNQGDLLAGSTG; encoded by the coding sequence ATGAATACGCCTGACCAATCGGACCTGGGGGCCACTCTGGAAGAGAGCCGCTCGGGTCTGCGAGACAGCCATCGCCGCTCGTTGATGCGGCTTCTCTTTTTCGTAACCGGTACCGCTCTGGTGGTATTCGCTTGCCTGCAGATCCTTAATGGATTCTGGTGGGTCGGCGCCGGCGAGTTGACGGCCAGTGTCATCCTCTATGTCGGGGTCTGGCGGCTGCGCAGTACCTCCTACCTGCAACAATGGGTCTATGGCTACCTTGTAACTCTGTTTTTCTTTTTTCTGGTCATCATGCTGTTGCCAGAGGCCTCAGTAGCGGCCTTTGTCTGGGTGCTGATGATGCCGGTGCTGGCCTACCTCCTGCTGGGCAAGCGCGAAGGCATGATTCTCAGTGTGCCGTTCATGCTCGTGGGCTGTGTTATCTACTATTACTATTTGGGCAGTGTTGGCAGTCCTCATGCCATGATTGATCTGCTCAATATGGTGCTTTGTGCCGCCTTGATGCTCGCATTTATCCACCTGTATCAGGTGCGCCGTGAAGAGGCGGAGCAGCGGCTGGTGGACATGGCCCAGACGGACGCGCTGACGGGACTGGCCAATCGCAATAATTTCCAGGGCACCCTGGCCCGGACTATTGCGGAATGTGAGCGAAGCGGGGCAGGTTTTGCGTTGGTGGTTATGGACATCGACCATTTCAAACTGGTCAATGACACCCTCGGACATGATGCCGGTGACTATGTTTTGCGACAGATTGGCCAGTGCCTGATCGAGCGTTTGCGTATTACGGATTTTGTCGGTCGTCTAGGCGGTGAGGAGTTCGGACTGATTCTCCGGGACGTAAAATCCGCCGATGCCTTTGAGCTGATGGATGAATTACGTCAGCGTATTTCTGAGCGTCAACTGTCTTATGGCGAGGCGAAGGTCCGGATTACAGCTTCTTTCGGTATTGCCCAGTGGCCGGAACACGGCCGTCAGGCCGAGACGCTGTTTTGTGTCGCGGATCGTTGTTTATACAGTGGTAAGCGGGCGGGTCGTAATCAGGTGGCCCGCGCTGGTGGCGGAATCAATCCCAACCAGGGTGATCTTCTGGCTGGCAGCACCGGCTGA